Proteins from a single region of Campylobacter sputorum:
- the ileS gene encoding isoleucine--tRNA ligase, translated as MDYKDTLLLPTTQFPMRGNLPQNEQQRFKKWYGELKVYDKMKEKRAKTSVTFNIHDGPPYANGHLHIGHALNKILKDIITKTHYFFGENVRYLPGWDCHGLPIEQQVEVNLGEKKKNVSKVEIRELCRKHAQKFIEIQKDEFKSMGIIGDWDNPYLTLKFKFEARIYKSLCDIAKKGLLIQRSKPVFWSWAAKSALAEAEVEYKDKEDYSVFVAFDLGKEANEKIGAKNAKAVIWTTTPWTLVANQAISLNPNEEYVLTSDNLIFAKKLLENVKNEGITNGEVAKIFASKDLENLYAINPLNARKSTFILGEHVLMDGGSGLVHTAPGHGEDDYQVSLKYGIEVIMPVDEEGRYDNTLKLKGLLPENLCDEFIGLHIFKANERILELLGDHLLKQSKFTHSYPFCWRTHKPVIYRATKQWFIAMDEPKLDGKTLREVALNELNNVKFYPQSGKNRITSMIENRPDWCISRQRDWGVPIAFFIDKTTLEPIFDDDILNNIYDIFEKEGADAWWSKEISELLPKNSKYNPLNLEKVTDILDVWFDSGSTWNAVLTTDDYDAGSYKADMYLEGSDQHRGWFQSSLLVSCAINGHAPYKSVLTHGFTVDEKGQKMSKSVGNVVSPDDVAKQYGIEILRLWVGMSDYSSDLKISDNILKQISEQYRKVRNTIRFLLANVCDLDDIYTNFTELDKWILTRAKVVFDETYSCFKNYEYSKGFNALLNFLSSDLSGIYLDICKDRLYCDKVDSDRRRSAQSTMAIIARSLLPLIAPILTYTVDEVMDYAPDIIKNGANDAFDLVYKPLEYEFNSDIGSGLEARAKFFEIIDSLKKQKIINSTLELCMQTTSSELLSLDLEEIMDWFMVSEMKAYDNSEGLAEFVVDNYKFKLLKSNLHKCPRCWKHQAKEEGELCHRCEKVMKNA; from the coding sequence ATGGACTACAAAGATACACTTTTGCTTCCTACAACTCAATTTCCAATGAGAGGAAATCTTCCTCAAAATGAACAGCAGAGATTTAAAAAATGGTATGGTGAGCTAAAGGTTTATGATAAAATGAAAGAAAAAAGAGCTAAAACATCAGTAACATTTAATATCCACGATGGTCCACCTTATGCAAATGGGCATCTTCATATTGGACACGCATTAAATAAAATTTTAAAAGATATTATTACAAAAACTCACTACTTTTTTGGTGAAAATGTGCGTTATTTACCGGGCTGGGACTGCCATGGTTTGCCGATAGAACAACAAGTTGAAGTTAATCTTGGCGAAAAGAAAAAAAATGTTTCAAAAGTTGAGATAAGAGAACTTTGTAGAAAACACGCACAAAAATTTATAGAGATTCAAAAAGATGAGTTTAAATCGATGGGGATTATTGGTGATTGGGATAATCCTTATTTGACCTTAAAGTTTAAATTTGAAGCTAGAATTTATAAATCACTTTGTGATATAGCAAAAAAGGGTCTTTTGATACAAAGAAGCAAACCTGTTTTTTGGAGTTGGGCAGCAAAAAGTGCTTTAGCCGAGGCTGAAGTTGAATATAAAGACAAAGAAGATTATAGTGTGTTTGTTGCATTTGATTTGGGAAAAGAAGCAAATGAAAAAATTGGTGCAAAAAATGCAAAGGCTGTTATATGGACCACTACTCCTTGGACCTTGGTAGCAAATCAGGCAATATCATTAAATCCTAATGAAGAGTATGTATTAACATCTGATAATTTAATATTTGCAAAAAAACTTCTTGAAAATGTTAAAAATGAAGGTATTACAAACGGCGAAGTAGCAAAAATATTTGCTTCAAAAGATCTAGAAAATTTATATGCTATCAACCCTCTAAATGCAAGAAAATCAACATTTATTTTAGGCGAACATGTTTTGATGGATGGTGGAAGCGGTTTGGTTCATACTGCCCCTGGACATGGCGAAGATGATTATCAGGTAAGTTTAAAGTATGGTATAGAAGTTATAATGCCTGTTGATGAAGAAGGACGCTATGATAATACTCTTAAACTAAAAGGACTTTTGCCAGAAAATCTTTGTGATGAGTTTATAGGGCTTCACATATTTAAAGCAAATGAGAGAATTTTAGAACTTTTGGGAGATCATCTTTTAAAACAAAGTAAATTTACCCACTCATATCCATTTTGTTGGAGAACACACAAACCGGTGATTTATAGAGCAACAAAGCAGTGGTTTATAGCGATGGATGAGCCAAAATTAGATGGTAAAACGCTAAGAGAAGTTGCGCTAAATGAACTTAATAATGTTAAATTTTATCCACAATCTGGTAAAAATCGCATAACTTCTATGATAGAAAACCGCCCTGATTGGTGTATATCAAGACAGAGAGATTGGGGTGTGCCAATAGCATTTTTTATAGATAAAACTACACTAGAGCCAATATTTGATGATGATATTTTAAACAATATTTATGATATCTTTGAAAAAGAAGGTGCAGATGCTTGGTGGAGTAAAGAAATTTCAGAACTTTTACCTAAAAATTCAAAATACAATCCTTTAAATTTAGAAAAAGTAACTGATATACTAGATGTTTGGTTTGATAGTGGCTCAACTTGGAATGCGGTTTTAACAACAGATGATTATGATGCAGGAAGCTATAAGGCTGATATGTATTTAGAAGGAAGTGACCAACATAGAGGCTGGTTTCAAAGCTCACTTTTAGTAAGCTGTGCCATAAATGGCCATGCACCATATAAAAGCGTATTAACTCACGGATTTACTGTTGATGAAAAAGGTCAAAAGATGAGTAAATCAGTGGGAAATGTTGTTTCTCCAGATGATGTTGCTAAACAATACGGTATAGAAATTTTACGCCTTTGGGTTGGAATGAGCGATTATTCTAGTGATTTAAAAATAAGCGATAATATTTTAAAACAAATTAGCGAACAATACAGAAAAGTGCGTAACACTATACGATTTTTACTAGCAAATGTTTGTGATTTAGATGATATTTATACAAATTTTACTGAACTTGATAAGTGGATTTTAACTAGAGCCAAAGTAGTTTTTGATGAAACATATAGCTGTTTTAAAAACTATGAATATTCAAAAGGTTTTAATGCTCTTTTAAATTTTTTAAGCTCTGATTTGAGTGGTATTTATCTTGATATCTGTAAAGATAGGCTTTATTGTGATAAAGTAGATTCAGATAGAAGAAGAAGTGCACAAAGCACGATGGCTATTATTGCTAGATCCTTACTACCGCTCATTGCCCCTATTTTAACATACACAGTTGATGAGGTTATGGATTATGCACCAGATATTATAAAAAATGGTGCAAATGATGCGTTTGATCTAGTTTATAAACCTTTAGAATATGAGTTTAATAGTGATATAGGCTCAGGACTAGAAGCAAGAGCTAAGTTTTTTGAAATCATAGATTCATTAAAAAAACAAAAAATTATAAACTCAACCCTAGAGCTTTGTATGCAAACAACATCAAGTGAGCTTTTGAGTTTGGATTTAGAAGAGATAATGGACTGGTTTATGGTTAGTGAGATGAAAGCTTATGATAATAGCGAGGGATTGGCTGAGTTTGTAGTAGATAATTATAAATTTAAACTTCTAAAATCAAACTTGCATAAATGTCCAAGATGTTGGAAACACCAAGCAAAAGAAGAAGGCGAGCTATGTCATAGATGTGAAAAAGTGATGAAAAATGCTTGA
- the gatA gene encoding Asp-tRNA(Asn)/Glu-tRNA(Gln) amidotransferase subunit GatA, which produces MITLEEALKLSSDDIKELKKDLLDKIYKNREIGAYIEQFTNEPINESGDGVPIAIKDNIQVKNWSITCASKILQGYVAPYNATVIDKILKSGLSPFGRTNMDEFAMGNTTESSFYGKTLNPLDRSRVPGGSSGGSAAAVGAGLAIAALGSDTGGSVRQPAALCGCVGFKPSYGRVSRYGLAAYSSSLDQIGPITQNVKDAAILYDMIAGYDPKDSTSANLEHISTSDKLDSDKKFTICVIENYLKEADQDTQKALNLSINKLKEAGHNIVYRNFVNSKYDVAAYYIIATAEASANLSRYDGVRYGNRADCDSLSDMYIKTRSDGFGDEVKRRILLGAFVLSSGYYDAYYVKAQKARAYIKKEYEDIFKIADLVYLPVTPKVAPKFGDLCDPLTSYLSDIYTIGVNLAGLPAISVPVGKNADNLSISAQFVGKSYDEQSVLDGAYSLEKIIRG; this is translated from the coding sequence GTGATAACTTTAGAAGAAGCTTTAAAACTAAGTAGTGATGATATAAAAGAACTTAAAAAAGATCTTTTAGATAAAATTTATAAAAACAGAGAAATTGGTGCTTATATAGAGCAATTTACAAATGAGCCTATAAATGAAAGTGGAGACGGTGTTCCTATCGCTATAAAAGATAACATTCAGGTAAAAAATTGGAGTATAACTTGTGCTTCAAAAATACTTCAAGGTTATGTTGCTCCATACAATGCCACAGTTATAGATAAAATTTTAAAATCAGGTTTATCTCCATTTGGTAGAACAAATATGGATGAGTTTGCTATGGGCAATACGACAGAATCATCATTTTATGGAAAAACTCTAAATCCACTTGATCGTTCAAGAGTTCCTGGTGGAAGTAGTGGCGGAAGTGCAGCTGCAGTTGGTGCAGGGCTTGCAATAGCTGCTCTTGGAAGCGATACTGGTGGTAGTGTAAGACAACCTGCCGCACTTTGTGGTTGTGTTGGATTTAAACCAAGTTATGGTAGAGTAAGTAGATATGGCTTAGCAGCTTATTCTAGTAGTTTGGATCAAATAGGACCAATTACACAAAATGTAAAAGATGCTGCAATTTTGTATGACATGATAGCTGGTTATGATCCAAAAGATAGCACAAGTGCAAATTTAGAGCATATTAGCACATCTGATAAATTAGATAGTGACAAAAAATTTACAATATGTGTTATAGAAAACTACTTAAAAGAAGCAGATCAAGATACTCAAAAAGCACTGAATTTAAGTATAAATAAACTAAAAGAAGCAGGACACAATATAGTTTATAGAAATTTTGTTAATTCAAAATACGATGTTGCAGCTTATTATATAATTGCAACTGCTGAAGCAAGTGCAAATTTAAGTAGATATGATGGTGTCAGATACGGCAATAGAGCTGATTGTGATAGTTTGTCAGATATGTATATAAAAACAAGAAGCGACGGTTTTGGTGATGAAGTAAAAAGAAGAATACTTCTTGGAGCCTTTGTTTTAAGTAGTGGATATTATGATGCTTACTATGTAAAGGCTCAAAAAGCAAGAGCTTATATAAAAAAAGAGTATGAAGATATATTTAAAATCGCAGACCTTGTTTATCTGCCAGTAACTCCAAAAGTTGCACCTAAATTTGGAGATCTTTGTGATCCATTAACTTCTTATCTAAGCGATATTTATACAATAGGTGTAAATTTAGCAGGACTGCCAGCTATTAGTGTTCCTGTTGGAAAAAATGCAGATAATTTAAGCATAAGTGCGCAATTTGTAGGGAAATCTTATGATGAACAAAGTGTTCTTGATGGTGCATATAGTCTTGAAAAAATTATAAGGGGATAA
- the guaB gene encoding IMP dehydrogenase: protein MKLREKRALTFEDVLLVPQYSDVLPKQVDIKTKFSKNVSLNIPLVSAAMDTVTEHRTAIMMARLGGIGIIHKNMDIASQAKEIKRVKKSESGVIIDPIFIRPDAKIKEALDLMSEVRISGVPVVDENRTLIGILTNRDLRFETNFDKLVCDVMTKAPLITAPKGCTLDDAEGIFKNNKVEKLPIVDELGRLSGLITIKDLKKRIEYPDSNKDKFGRLIVGAAIGVGQYDRAQALVEAGVDVMVIDSAHGHSKGIIDTLKELKKRFSNVDIVVGNVANYASIKDLAEAGADGIKVGIGPGSICTTRIVAGIGVPQITAIDDCVKEADKYGIPVIADGGIKYSGDLAKALAVGASSVMMGSIFAGSDEAPGDLVTLQGRQYKVYRGMGSIAAMTRGSGDRYFQEGTAKEKLVPEGIEGRVPYAGSIRAIVHQLIGGLRSSMGYCGSKDLATFKQKAEFVEITSAGLRESHVHDVIITQEAPNYRVN from the coding sequence ATGAAATTAAGAGAAAAAAGGGCTTTAACTTTCGAAGATGTTTTGCTTGTACCGCAATACTCAGATGTTTTGCCAAAACAAGTTGATATAAAAACTAAATTTAGTAAAAATGTATCGTTAAATATACCTTTGGTTTCAGCGGCAATGGATACAGTAACTGAACATAGAACTGCTATAATGATGGCAAGACTTGGAGGAATAGGAATTATTCATAAAAATATGGATATAGCTTCGCAAGCTAAAGAGATAAAAAGAGTTAAAAAAAGTGAAAGTGGAGTTATAATAGATCCAATTTTTATAAGACCAGATGCTAAAATAAAAGAAGCCCTAGATCTTATGTCAGAAGTTAGAATTTCTGGTGTTCCTGTTGTTGATGAAAACAGAACTTTGATAGGAATTTTAACAAATAGAGATTTAAGATTTGAGACAAATTTCGATAAATTAGTATGTGATGTGATGACAAAAGCCCCTTTAATAACAGCACCAAAGGGATGCACACTTGATGATGCAGAGGGAATTTTTAAAAACAATAAAGTAGAAAAACTCCCAATTGTTGATGAGTTAGGTAGATTAAGCGGACTTATAACCATAAAAGATCTTAAAAAAAGGATAGAATATCCAGACTCAAATAAAGATAAATTTGGAAGACTTATTGTTGGAGCAGCTATTGGAGTAGGACAATATGATAGAGCACAAGCTTTGGTAGAAGCTGGTGTTGATGTTATGGTTATTGATTCTGCTCATGGACATTCAAAAGGAATTATCGATACTTTAAAAGAGTTAAAAAAGAGATTTAGTAATGTTGATATAGTTGTAGGAAATGTAGCAAATTATGCCAGTATCAAAGATTTGGCAGAAGCTGGTGCTGATGGTATAAAAGTTGGTATTGGACCCGGAAGTATTTGTACAACTAGAATAGTTGCTGGCATTGGTGTACCTCAAATTACAGCTATTGATGATTGTGTAAAAGAAGCCGATAAATACGGCATTCCAGTTATTGCAGATGGTGGCATAAAATACTCTGGAGATCTTGCTAAAGCTTTGGCAGTTGGTGCAAGTTCTGTAATGATGGGAAGTATATTTGCTGGATCAGATGAAGCTCCTGGAGATCTTGTTACTCTTCAAGGTAGGCAATATAAAGTTTATCGTGGTATGGGCTCTATAGCTGCAATGACAAGAGGAAGTGGTGATAGATATTTTCAAGAAGGAACAGCGAAGGAAAAACTAGTTCCAGAGGGGATTGAAGGAAGAGTTCCTTACGCTGGAAGTATAAGAGCCATAGTTCACCAACTAATTGGCGGGCTTAGAAGTTCTATGGGGTATTGCGGAAGCAAAGATTTAGCTACATTTAAACAAAAAGCGGAATTTGTAGAAATAACAAGTGCAGGCCTTAGAGAAAGTCATGTTCATGATGTTATAATAACACAGGAAGCACCGAATTATAGAGTAAATTAG
- the metX gene encoding homoserine O-acetyltransferase MetX: protein MLNLRTKKEHFKEPLYLESGRILAPYDLVYETYGELNLKKDNVVVVCHALTGSHHAAGKYEHDNKFGWWNDLIGDNKAIDTNKFFVICINILGSSFGSTSPLSIDPHTKKRYALSFPVLTISDVVKAQINLFKRLQINSVYAVIGGSLGGMQALCYAIEYPKFAKNIIILASSYQTKPWAIAFNTISIEAIRNDPEFKDGNYDEKEIAQKGLKGLAFGRMAGHISFLSPTSMDKKFGRNYVPTDGIYELFGRFQVDNYMQYNGFSFSKKFDPLSYIYIAKMMNIFDCTRHYDSLDNAFSKIESYLTLISFKGDILFPPNLMFEMYEVMKKIDKNRVNYVQIDSDYGHDAFLVEIDKIEPYIKNVLKGENHGK from the coding sequence GTGCTAAATTTACGTACTAAAAAAGAGCACTTTAAAGAGCCATTATATCTAGAGAGTGGACGAATACTAGCACCATATGATCTTGTTTATGAAACATATGGTGAGCTAAATTTAAAAAAAGATAATGTCGTAGTTGTTTGTCATGCTTTAACAGGGTCTCATCATGCAGCTGGTAAATATGAACACGATAATAAATTTGGCTGGTGGAATGACTTAATAGGCGATAATAAAGCCATAGATACAAATAAATTTTTTGTTATTTGTATAAATATACTAGGCTCTAGCTTTGGCTCAACTTCGCCTCTTAGTATTGATCCGCATACTAAAAAAAGATATGCTCTTAGCTTTCCTGTTTTAACAATAAGTGATGTCGTTAAAGCACAAATCAATCTTTTTAAAAGATTGCAAATAAATAGTGTTTATGCGGTTATAGGCGGTTCTTTAGGCGGTATGCAAGCACTTTGCTATGCCATAGAGTATCCTAAATTTGCTAAAAATATTATCATTTTAGCTAGTTCATATCAAACCAAACCATGGGCAATAGCTTTTAATACAATTTCTATTGAAGCTATTAGAAATGATCCTGAGTTTAAAGATGGCAATTATGATGAAAAAGAAATAGCTCAAAAAGGCTTAAAAGGTCTTGCTTTTGGTAGAATGGCTGGACATATAAGCTTTCTTTCGCCAACTTCAATGGATAAGAAATTTGGTAGAAATTATGTTCCAACAGATGGTATTTATGAGCTTTTTGGAAGATTTCAGGTAGATAATTATATGCAATACAATGGATTTAGTTTTTCAAAAAAATTTGATCCATTGTCTTACATATATATAGCAAAAATGATGAATATTTTTGATTGCACAAGACACTATGATAGTCTTGATAACGCATTTAGTAAAATTGAGTCATATCTTACTTTGATTTCTTTTAAAGGAGATATTTTATTTCCTCCGAATTTGATGTTTGAAATGTATGAAGTTATGAAAAAAATAGATAAAAACAGGGTTAATTATGTTCAGATAGATAGTGATTACGGACATGATGCCTTTTTAGTCGAGATAGATAAAATAGAGCCATATATAAAAAATGTTTTAAAAGGAGAAAACCATGGAAAATGA
- the xseB gene encoding exodeoxyribonuclease VII small subunit, which yields MENDNFEEKLKKIDEILNELNSEDINLQNSVNIYKEGIKLLKESRKILEDIKLEVEYINKDEE from the coding sequence ATGGAAAATGATAATTTTGAAGAAAAACTAAAAAAAATAGATGAAATACTCAATGAGCTAAATAGTGAAGATATAAATTTACAAAATAGTGTAAATATTTATAAAGAAGGTATAAAACTTTTAAAAGAAAGTAGAAAAATACTTGAAGATATAAAGTTAGAAGTTGAGTATATAAATAAGGATGAAGAGTGA
- a CDS encoding carbon-nitrogen hydrolase family protein, giving the protein MSSARLDYYLQICANEGVELVCIGEYVLNNFFRDLVKMPKNLIKEQSDMRKTIMNDLCKKYDISIVAPLILQKGRGFVKVCAKFSKKQNKFYEQNFLMPYSHWDEKSFFVNSLTKVNIPTFNINRIKFAIINAYETNFDVCWQEIMKKKVDVVITPSACTFFSETRWKELLKTRAFTNSMYVLRINRVGEHKYENEIWNFYGQSMLINPFGDIVNELGKDEEMLIVDIDKKEINKARSLWKFSDQLKNIEVL; this is encoded by the coding sequence ATGAGTTCAGCAAGGTTGGATTATTATCTTCAAATTTGTGCAAATGAGGGTGTAGAGCTAGTTTGTATAGGTGAGTATGTTCTAAATAACTTTTTTAGAGATCTTGTAAAAATGCCAAAAAACCTTATAAAAGAGCAAAGTGATATGAGAAAAACTATCATGAATGATCTTTGTAAAAAATATGATATAAGCATAGTCGCACCACTTATATTGCAAAAAGGTAGAGGATTTGTAAAAGTTTGTGCTAAATTTTCTAAGAAGCAAAATAAATTTTATGAACAAAATTTTCTTATGCCCTATTCTCATTGGGATGAAAAGAGCTTTTTTGTAAATTCACTTACTAAAGTAAATATTCCAACATTTAACATAAATAGGATTAAATTTGCTATTATCAATGCTTATGAGACAAACTTTGATGTTTGTTGGCAAGAGATTATGAAAAAAAAAGTAGATGTTGTTATAACACCTAGTGCTTGTACATTTTTTAGCGAAACAAGATGGAAAGAACTTTTAAAAACAAGAGCTTTTACAAATTCGATGTATGTTCTTAGGATAAATAGAGTTGGAGAACATAAATACGAAAATGAGATATGGAATTTTTATGGACAAAGTATGCTAATAAATCCTTTTGGTGATATTGTAAATGAACTTGGAAAAGATGAAGAAATGCTTATAGTTGATATAGACAAAAAAGAGATAAATAAGGCTAGATCTTTGTGGAAATTTAGTGATCAGTTAAAAAATATTGAGGTTTTATAA
- a CDS encoding HesA/MoeB/ThiF family protein codes for MNEYFLRQIALWGEDTQNSLKDKKIAIIGSGGLGSSLGYALSSSGIGEISIVDFDTVSLHNIHRQILFGMEDIGKYKAEVFKKKLEKRYNGVKINVYLEDFCVWSKRELKYDLILDATDNMPTRVMIDTFAKNTNTPWIYTSVEGFNGQICFIDKAKFDFVKINDRKPGGITTPIVMFMASFEANLAIRYLANLDVKKDMFYYLDISSGELNINKFKII; via the coding sequence ATGAATGAGTATTTTCTTAGACAAATTGCACTTTGGGGAGAAGATACTCAAAATTCCTTAAAAGATAAAAAAATAGCTATAATCGGTAGTGGCGGTCTTGGAAGCTCTCTTGGTTATGCACTTTCATCAAGTGGTATAGGAGAGATTTCTATAGTGGATTTTGATACAGTAAGTTTGCATAATATCCATAGACAAATACTTTTTGGTATGGAGGATATTGGAAAATACAAGGCTGAAGTTTTTAAAAAAAAGCTAGAAAAAAGATATAATGGCGTAAAAATAAATGTATATTTAGAGGATTTTTGTGTTTGGAGTAAAAGAGAACTGAAATATGATCTTATTTTAGATGCAACCGATAATATGCCAACAAGAGTTATGATAGATACTTTTGCAAAAAATACCAATACTCCTTGGATATATACTAGTGTTGAAGGATTTAATGGACAAATTTGTTTTATTGATAAAGCCAAGTTTGATTTTGTAAAGATAAATGATAGAAAACCAGGCGGTATAACTACACCAATTGTTATGTTTATGGCATCATTTGAAGCAAATTTAGCTATAAGGTATTTGGCAAATTTGGATGTAAAAAAAGACATGTTTTATTATTTAGATATAAGTAGCGGGGAACTTAATATAAATAAATTTAAAATAATTTAG
- the gltS gene encoding sodium/glutamate symporter yields MTTISLDFYATFVVVCFVLWIGTFLTKKSNFLYKYDIPVPVTGGLVIAIFVFLLYSLGGISIKFNEAIKDPFMLMFFTSVGLGADFASLKKGGKLLVLFGIAVCSFLFVQNAVGVGLMTLMGENPLLGLLAGSITLSGGHGTGAAWGDTFMKAPYMFEAAKDIAMASATYGLIAGGLFGGPVAGSLIRKFNLKPTEKESDSQTSDEVFSEPEKQRLITSSSFVKSLGLFALAMFLGTTINFFLKGTAFALPTFVWCLFSGIIIRNSFHYFNIHQVFDREVGVIGNVSLAIFLAIAIMTLNLIELTKLAIPLLTLLAVQTVVIILWLRYVTFNICGRDYDAACLVAGHCGFGMGATPTAIANLQSVTDHFGPSRIAFIVVPIMGGFFVDIANALTIKLFLFLPVFG; encoded by the coding sequence ATAACAACTATAAGCTTGGACTTTTATGCTACTTTTGTTGTTGTATGTTTTGTTCTTTGGATTGGAACATTTTTAACTAAAAAGTCAAATTTTTTATACAAATACGATATTCCAGTGCCAGTAACGGGCGGTTTGGTTATTGCTATATTTGTTTTTCTTTTATATTCATTAGGTGGTATAAGTATCAAATTTAACGAAGCTATAAAAGATCCATTTATGCTTATGTTCTTTACATCAGTTGGTCTTGGTGCAGATTTTGCAAGTCTTAAAAAAGGTGGAAAACTTCTAGTTCTTTTTGGAATTGCTGTATGTTCATTCTTGTTTGTTCAAAATGCCGTTGGTGTTGGACTTATGACTTTAATGGGCGAAAATCCACTACTTGGTCTATTAGCTGGCTCTATAACATTAAGCGGAGGACACGGAACAGGTGCTGCGTGGGGCGATACTTTTATGAAAGCACCATATATGTTTGAAGCAGCAAAAGATATCGCTATGGCAAGTGCAACTTATGGGTTGATAGCAGGAGGTTTATTTGGTGGTCCAGTAGCTGGTAGCTTGATTAGAAAATTTAATCTAAAGCCTACAGAAAAAGAAAGCGATAGTCAAACTAGTGATGAGGTGTTTTCAGAGCCTGAAAAACAACGACTTATAACAAGTTCGTCATTTGTAAAAAGTTTGGGTCTTTTTGCTCTTGCTATGTTTTTAGGAACAACCATTAACTTTTTCCTAAAAGGTACAGCTTTTGCACTTCCTACTTTTGTTTGGTGTCTATTTAGTGGAATTATAATTAGAAACTCATTCCATTATTTTAATATACATCAGGTTTTTGATAGAGAAGTTGGCGTTATAGGAAATGTGAGTTTAGCAATCTTCCTTGCAATTGCAATAATGACTCTAAATTTAATAGAACTTACAAAACTAGCCATTCCTTTACTTACGCTTCTTGCAGTACAAACAGTTGTAATTATTTTATGGCTAAGATATGTTACATTTAATATTTGTGGCAGAGACTACGATGCTGCGTGCTTAGTCGCAGGACATTGTGGATTTGGTATGGGTGCAACGCCAACAGCTATAGCAAATTTGCAGTCTGTAACAGATCACTTTGGTCCATCAAGAATAGCATTTATCGTTGTTCCTATAATGGGCGGATTTTTTGTTGATATAGCAAACGCCTTAACTATTAAACTATTTTTATTTTTACCAGTATTTGGTTAA
- the petA gene encoding ubiquinol-cytochrome c reductase iron-sulfur subunit codes for MSEKNSRRDFIGISFGAVAAIGGIFALGAVKKTWDPLPSVKAAGFTTVDLSPIKEGEIYNVEWRKKPIFVMKKSADSKPNEARDIVVGDARYIVVIGLCTHLGCIPSWSASRNEFVCACHGGVFNAEGINTFGPPPRPLDIPPFKIEGTTLVLGEEGPEYKQLMSKA; via the coding sequence ATGTCCGAAAAAAACAGTAGGAGAGATTTTATAGGTATATCTTTTGGTGCTGTCGCTGCAATAGGCGGTATATTTGCACTTGGAGCTGTTAAGAAAACATGGGATCCGCTCCCTAGTGTAAAAGCAGCAGGTTTTACCACTGTTGATCTTAGTCCTATAAAAGAGGGTGAAATTTATAATGTGGAGTGGCGTAAAAAGCCTATTTTTGTTATGAAAAAATCAGCTGATTCAAAACCAAATGAAGCTAGAGATATTGTTGTTGGAGATGCTAGATATATTGTCGTAATTGGGCTATGCACACATTTAGGCTGTATCCCAAGCTGGAGTGCATCTAGAAATGAGTTTGTTTGTGCATGTCATGGAGGAGTATTTAATGCTGAAGGCATAAATACTTTTGGACCACCTCCTAGACCTTTGGATATTCCTCCTTTTAAAATAGAAGGAACAACACTTGTTCTTGGCGAAGAAGGTCCTGAATACAAACAACTGATGTCTAAAGCATAA